The following proteins come from a genomic window of Sardina pilchardus chromosome 1, fSarPil1.1, whole genome shotgun sequence:
- the LOC134068509 gene encoding zinc finger protein 91-like, with translation MKTHAGEKPYKCAYCSKAFSRITGLKAHLGAHSGEKPPECSKSIVTLQKNTTDLNLKHNTVDLNLKQNTVDLNLKQNTVDLNLKQNTIDLNLKQNTVDLNLKQNSAKRPHECAECEKLFTTRTRLEVHMRTHTGEKPYKCAQCGKAFSLGGNLKSHMLIHTGERPHQCAQCGKSFIKSSDLKRHTLTHNRQKPHICVQCGKGFSRISDLKGHMLVHTREKPHKCAQCGEAFRTLSDLRTHIIIHTGEKPHQCTQCGKGFVQCANLKRHMLTHTGERPHKCVQCGKGFSQTSSLKTHMRIHTGEKPHQCAQCGKTFRQISNLNSHMTTHTGEKPCKCAYCGKAFSHITGLKAHLGTHSGEKPPECSKSIVMSYTGEKPPECSKSIVMSYTGEKPPECSKSIVTSYTGEKPPEYSNSDNETTVKKDDDVQEYDNQLESISEHQPLMQLKIHRLNDKLNLQHEGGPYHCTVCKKSFTALSELDKHQQTHTVDLNLKRHTSKRPHQCLECEKAFSTQTRLDVHIRMHTGEKPHKCAQCGKSFSYRSTLKSHMLIHTGEKPHGCTLCEKAFLKSSDLKRHMLSHTKEKQKQNTNKLTHPCVQCGKSFSQISHLKIHNLEAPRGYTH, from the exons ATGAAGACACATGCTGGTGAGAAGCCGTATAAATGTGCCTACTGCAGTAAAGCATTTTCACGCATTACGGGGCTCAAAGCCCATCTGGGAGCACACTCGGGAGAGAAGCCTCCAGAATGTTCCAAATCCATTGTGACTCTACAGAAGAACACTACTGACTTGAATCTAAAACATAACACTGTTGACTTGAATCTAAAGCAGAACACTGTTGATTTGAATCTAAAGCAGAACACTGTTGATTTGAATCTAAAGCAGAACACTATTGACTTGAATCTAAAACAGAACACTGTTGATTTGAATCTAAAACAGAACTCTGCCAAAAGGCCTCATGAATGTGCAGAGTGTGAAAAGTTGTTTACAACACGAACACGTCTTGAAGTCCATATGAGAAcgcacactggagagaagccttataagtgtgcccagtgtggaaaagcgtTTTCACTTGGTGGAAATCTTAAAAGCCACATgctaatacacactggagagaggcctcatcaatgtgcccagtgtggaaaatcatTCATAAAGTCCTCAGACCTTAAACgccacacgcttacacacaatAGACAGAAGCCCCATATATGTGTCCAGTGCGGAAAAGGTTTTTCACGGATTTCAGATCTTAAAGGCCACATGCTAGTACACACTAGAGAGAAacctcataaatgtgcccagtgtggagaaGCATTTAGGACTTTGTCAGATCTTAGAACCCACATTataatacacactggagagaagcctcatcaatgtacccagtgtggaaaaggttttgtACAATGTGCAAATCTGAAAcgccacatgcttacacacactggagagaggccccataaatgtgtccaatgtggaaaaggtttttcacAAACGTCAAGTCTTAAAACCCACATGcgaatacacactggagagaagcctcatcaaTGTGCCCAGTGCGGAAAAACGTTCAGACAAATTTCAAATCTTAATTCCCATATGACGACACACACTGGTGAGAAGCCGTGTAAATGTGCCTACTGTGGAAAAGCATTTTCACACATTACGGGGCTCAAAGCCCATCTGGGAACACACTCGGGAGAGAAGCCTCCAGAATGTTCCAAatccattgtgatgtcatatactggagagaagcctccaGAATGTTCCAAatccattgtgatgtcatatactggagagaagcctccaGAATGTTCCAAATCCATTGTGACGTCATATACAGGAGAGAAGCCTCCAGAATATTCCAACAGTGACAATGAGACAACAGTGAAGAAAGACGATGATGTGCAAGAGTATGATAATCAGCTGGAAA GTATATCGGAACATCAACCTTTAATGCAACTGAAGATCCATCGACTGAATGATAAACTCAACCTGCAACATGAAGGAGGTCCCTACCACTGCACAGTCTGCAAGAAGAGCTTCACAGCCCTGAGTGAACTTGATAAACACCAGCAAACACATACCGTTGACTTGAATCTAAAGAGGCACACTAGCAAAAGGCCTCATCAATGTCTGGAATGTGAGAAAGCATTTTCTACACAAACACGTCTGGATGTCCATATTAGAatgcacactggagagaagcctcataaatgtgcccagtgtggaaaaagtTTTTCCTACCGTTCAACTCTTAAAAGCCACATgctaatacacactggagagaagcctcatggaTGCACCCTGTGTGAAAAAGCATTTCTAAAGTCCTCCGATCTTAAGCGCCACATGCTTTCACACACTAAAGAAAAGCAGAAGCAGAATACTAACAAACTCACTCATCCGTGCGTCCAATGCGGAAAAAGCTTTTCACAAATTTCTCATCTTAAAATCCACAATCTTGAG GCGCCACGTGGTTACACACACTAG
- the LOC134075389 gene encoding zinc finger protein 660-like → MHLGPELDYICDVTEAKAHMDLIHPFSSVCNATEMQQVDLQNVMVKEEEEDIKEEDYGHMIAYQDEDEKPFAELDCKTDFSDSNITCTETLQTAAEIEVKVEEDEHNDLLESISENQHLMHQKIHGQNDELDLQHKGRFYHCTVCRKSFTALKDLEKHQQTHTVDLTQKKNTVDLNLKKNTGDLSLQKNTTDLNLKQNSAKRPHECAECEKSFTTRTRLEVHMRTHTGERPYKCVQCGKAFSLGGNLKSHMLIHTGEKPHQCAQCGKSFIKSSDLKRHTLTHNRQKPHICVQCGKGVSRISGLRTHMLLHTREKPHKCAQCGEAFRTLSEIRTHIIIHTGEKPHQCTQCGKGFVQYANLKRHMLTHTGERPHKCVQCGKGFSQTSSLKTHMRIHTGEKPHQCAQCGKTFRQISNLNFHMTTHTGEKPYECAYCGKAFSHITGLKTHLQTHSGEKPLECSKSIVMSYTGEKPHDCSKSIVTSYIAEKPQECSNNHNVTTVKKEEAEQEHDYRLETLLFV, encoded by the exons ATGCATCTTGGACCAGAACTGGATTATATCTGTGATGTGACTGAAGCCAAAGCACACATGGATCTCATACATCCGTTTAGTTCTGTCTGCAACGCCACTGAAATGCAGCAGGTTGATCTACAGAATGTGAtggtgaaagaagaagaagaagatataaaAGAGGAGGACTACGGCCATATGATTGCATATCAAGATGAAGATGAAAAGCCTTTTGCAGAGCTTGACTGTAAAACAGACTTTTCAGACTCGAACATTACCTGCACTGAAACACTGCAGACCGCAGCAGAGATTGAAGTGAAGGTTGAAGAGGATGAGCACAATGATCTGCTAGAAA GTATATCAGAAAACCAACACTTAATGCATCAGAAGATCCATGGACAGAATGATGAACTCGACCTGCAACATAAAGGACGTTTCTACCACTGCACAGTCTGCAGGAAGAGTTTCACCGCCCTGAAAGATCTTGAGAaacaccagcaaacacacactgttgatTTGACTCAAAAGAAGAACACTGTTGACTTGAATCTAAAGAAGAACACTGGTGATTTGTCTCTACAGAAGAACACTACTGACTTGAATCTAAAACAGAACTCTGCCAAAAGGCCTCATGAATGTGCGGAGTGTGAAAAGTCGTTTACAACACGAACACGTCTTGAAGTCCATATGAGAAcgcacactggagagaggccttataagtgtgtccagtgtggaaaagcgtTTTCACTAGGTGGAAATCTTAAAAGCCACATgctaatacacactggagagaagcctcatcaatgtgcccagtgtggaaaatcatTCATAAAGTCCTCAGACCTTAAACgccacacgcttacacacaatAGACAGAAGCCCCATATCTGTGTCCAGTGCGGAAAAGGTGTTTCACGGATTTCAGGTCTTAGAACCCACATGCTTCTACACACtagagagaagcctcataaatgtgcccagtgtggagaaGCATTTAGAACTTTGTCAGAGATTAGAACCCACATAataatacacactggagagaagcctcatcaatgtacccagtgtggaaaaggttttgtACAATATGCAAATCTTAAAcgccacatgcttacacacactggagagaggcccCATAAATGTGTACAGTGCGGAAAAGGTTTTTCACAAACGTCAAGTCTTAAAACCCACATGcgaatacacactggagagaagcctcatcaaTGTGCCCAGTGCGGAAAAACGTTCAGACAAATTTCAAATCTTAATTTCCATATGACGACACACACTGGTGAGAAGCCGTATGAATGTGCCTACTGTGGAAAAGCATTTTCACACATTACGGGGCTCAAAACCCATTTGCAAACACACTCGGGAGAGAAGCCTCTAGAATGTTCCAAatccattgtgatgtcatatactggagagaagcctcatgatTGTTCCAAATCCATTGTGACATCATATATTGCAGAGAAGCCTCAAGAATGTTCCAACAATCACAATGTGACAACTGTGAAGAAAGAAGAAGCTGAGCAAGAGCATGATTATCGGCTGGAAA ccttgctgTTTGTCTAG